A DNA window from Brassica napus cultivar Da-Ae chromosome C1, Da-Ae, whole genome shotgun sequence contains the following coding sequences:
- the LOC106418158 gene encoding threonine synthase 1, chloroplastic — protein sequence MASSCLSFNASVSPNHDLFRRHPSSPLLRHRPVLISCTSPADGNNTTTPIETITKPRRTENTIRDDARLQRSTAANPFSARYVPFNAPPGSSEQYSLDEIVYRSRSGGLLDVEHDMEALKRFDGAYWRDLFDSRVGKSTWPYGSGVWSKKEWVLPEIDDDDIVSAFEGNSNLFWAERFGKKFLGMNDLWVKHCGISHTGSFKDLGMTVLVSQVNRLRKMKRPVVGVGCASTGDTSAALSAYCASAGIPSIVFLPANKISMAQLVQPIANGAFVLSIDTDFDGCMKLIREITAELPIYLANSLNSLRLEGQKTAAIEILQQFDWQVPDWVIVPGGNLGNIYAFYKGFKMCQELGLVDRIPRMVCAQAANANPLYLHYKSGWKDFKPMTASTTFASAIQIGDPVSIDRAVYALKKCDGIVEEATEEELMDAMAQADSTGMFICPHTGVALTALFKLRNRGVIAPTDRTVVVSTAHGLKFTQSKIDYHSKAIPDMACRFSNPPVEVKADFGAVMDVLKSYLGSQTLRS from the coding sequence ATGGCTTCCTCTTGTCTCTCCTTCAACGCCTCTGTCAGCCCTAATCATGACCTCTTCCGCCGCCACCCTTCCTCCCCTCTCCTCCGCCACCGCCCCGTCCTCATCTCATGCACCTCCCCCGCAGACGGAAACAACACCACCACACCGATCGAAACAATCACCAAGCCTCGCCGAACCGAGAACACCATCCGCGACGACGCACGTCTCCAACGCTCCACCGCCGCGAATCCCTTCTCCGCCAGATACGTCCCGTTCAACGCTCCCCCCGGATCCAGCGAGCAATACTCCCTCGACGAGATCGTCTACCGCAGCCGCTCCGGCGGCCTCCTCGACGTCGAGCACGACATGGAGGCTCTGAAGCGCTTCGACGGCGCGTACTGGCGCGATCTCTTCGATTCGCGAGTCGGCAAAAGCACGTGGCCGTACGGATCGGGCGTGTGGTCGAAGAAAGAGTGGGTCCTACCCGAGATCGACGACGACGACATCGTTTCGGCCTTCGAAGGAAACTCTAACCTCTTCTGGGCCGAGAGGTTCGGTAAAAAGTTTCTAGGGATGAACGATCTCTGGGTCAAACACTGTGGGATTAGCCATACCGGAAGTTTTAAGGATCTCGGTATGACCGTTTTGGTTAGCCAAGTTAACCGGTTAAGGAAAATGAAACGTCCCGTTGTAGGAGTCGGTTGCGCTTCAACCGGAGACACGTCAGCAGCTCTATCAGCTTACTGCGCATCCGCGGGGATACCTTCCATCGTCTTCTTGCCTGCGAACAAGATCTCGATGGCTCAGCTTGTTCAGCCGATAGCTAACGGCGCGTTTGTTCTCAGCATCGACACTGATTTCGACGGCTGTATGAAGCTTATTCGAGAGATAACCGCCGAGTTACCGATCTACTTGGCGAACTCGTTGAATAGTTTGAGGTTAGAAGGGCAGAAGACTGCAGCGATTGAGATTCTTCAGCAGTTTGATTGGCAGGTTCCTGATTGGGTGATTGTTCCCGGTGGCAATCTCGGTAACATCTATGCTTTCTACAAAGGTTTCAAGATGTGTCAAGAGCTTGGACTCGTTGATAGGATCCCTAGGATGGTGTGTGCACAAGCTGCTAATGCGAATCCTCTTTACTTGCATTACAAGTCTGGCTGGAAGGACTTCAAGCCCATGACTGCGAGCACCACTTtcgcctcggccattcagattGGTGACCCTGTGTCTATTGATAGAGCTGTGTATGCGCTCAAGAAGTGCGACGGGATTGTGGAGGAAGCTACGGAGGAGGAGCTGATGGATGCGATGGCGCAGGCGGATTCTACTGGGATGTTTATATGTCCGCATACGGGTGTGGCGTTGACTGCTCTGTTTAAGCTGAGGAACAGAGGAGTGATTGCGCCGACTGATAGGACTGTTGTTGTGAGTACTGCTCATGGGTTGAAGTTTACTCAGTCCAAGATTGATTATCACTCCAAAGCTATTCCTGACATGGCTTGCAGATTCTCTAACCCTCCTGTTGAAGTGAAGGCTGATTTTGGAGCTGTTATGGATGTTCTCAAGAGTTACTTAGGAAGTCAGACACTTAGGTCATAA